In Crassostrea angulata isolate pt1a10 chromosome 6, ASM2561291v2, whole genome shotgun sequence, a genomic segment contains:
- the LOC128190792 gene encoding platelet endothelial aggregation receptor 1-like, whose protein sequence is MFKIVVILCRIYFSNVIRCCIGFYISGDNCIECEPGTTGNNCSLTCPPEFFGIQCREQCNCSSDEYCDPTSGCLANRSVITSTGSGRETSDTMTKNPKVSDLNHIDKTVILIVCILPFSVPVIVCFVIGMVCIR, encoded by the exons ATGTTTAAGATTGTGGTAATTTTGTGTCGTATTTATTTCAGCAATGTCATTAGATGCTGCATAGGGTTTTATATTAGTGGAGACAACTGTATAG AATGTGAACCAGGCACAACAGGTAATAACTGCTCCTTGACCTGTCCGCCAGAATTCTTTGGAATTCAGTGTAGAGAACAATGTAACTGCTCATCGGACGAGTACTGTGACCCAACAAGTGGCTGTTTGGCAAACAGATCAGTAATTACATCTACAGGTTCAG GACGGGAAACATCTGATACAATGACCAAAAATCCAAAAGTTTCTGACTTAAATCACA TTGACAAGACGGTAATCCTGATAGTGTGCATCCTTCCTTTCTCAGTACCGGTCATCGTCTGTTTTGTCATTGGCATGGTTTGTATCAGGTAA